In Populus nigra chromosome 1, ddPopNigr1.1, whole genome shotgun sequence, one genomic interval encodes:
- the LOC133681100 gene encoding retinoblastoma-related protein isoform X5 produces MSPAALKNMEENKTTVMTTSHSSNDGGETVKGYSDAVEVRFSDFCKSGLALDENTCTQAIKLFKDTKHLLMTNVSSIGNGTSEEAERFWFAFVSYSVKRLSEKNRDDAQQKSDDPGLTLCQILRLAKLNIVDFFKELPHFIVKAGPILSNIYGADWENRLEAKELQANFVHLSILSRHYKRACRELFLTSDASSDKQPAISNEATHVSDHHRFGWLLFLALRVHAFSRFKDLVTCTNGLVSVLAVLIIHVPVRFRNFSFNDSQWFVRKGDKGVDLLASLCNKYDTSEEVLRKSMETTNNLIANILKKKPHSASEYKNENLVNINPDGLIYYEDLMEESSLQSSLNILEKDYDDAIRNKAELDERVFINEEDSLLGSGSVSAGSLNITGAKRKFDLISSPTKTITSPLSPHRSPASHANGIPGSANSKMAATPVSTAMTTAKWLRTIISPLPSKPSAQLERFLVSCDKDVTNDVIRRAQIILEAIFPSSSLGERCVNGSLQSTNLMDNIWAEQRRLEALKLYYRVLESMCTAEAQILHATNLTSLLTNERFHRCMLACSAELVVATYKTVTMLFPAVLERTGITAFDLSKVIESFIRHEESLPRELRRHLNSLEERLLDSMVWEKGSSLYNSLTVARPALSAEINRLGSLAEPMPSLDAIAMHINFSSGCLPPVQKHETSPGSGQNGDLRSPKRPCTDFRSVLVERNSFTSPVKDRLLGNLKSKLPPPPLQSAFASPTRPNPGGGGETCAETGINVFFTKINKLAAVRINGMIEKLQPSQQHIRENVYRLFQLILSHQTSLFFNRHIDQIILCCFYGVAKISKLNLTFREIIYNYRRQPHCKTLVFRSVFVDWSSARHNGRTGQDHVDIITFYNEIFIPAAKPLLVDVGSAGTTVKASNVPEVGQCPASPKVSPFPSLPDMSPKKVSSAHNVYVSPLRSSKMDALISNSSKSYYACVGESTHAYQSPSKDLNAINNRLNGNRKARGTLNLDNDVGLVSDSMVANSLGLQNGNCASTPGAALKSEQSDS; encoded by the exons atGAGTCCAGCTGCTCTGAAGAatatggaagaaaacaaaactacaGTTATGACAACCAGTCATTCAAGTAATGATGGAGGGGAAACTGTGAAAGGGTATAGTGATGCGGTTGAAGTTCGATTTTCTGACTTTTGCAAG AGTGGATTAGCATTGGATGAGAACACTTGTACACAGGCTATTAAGCTTTTCAAAGACACGAAACATCTTTTGATGACAAATGTTTCATCTATTGGGAATGGCACG TCGGAAGAAGCAGAGAGGTTTTGGTTTGCATTTGTTTCGTACTCTGTTAAGAGGTTGAGTGAGAAGAATAGAGATGATGCACAGCAGAAGTCTGATGATCCTGGGCTTACTTTATGCCAAATATTGAGATTAGCAAAGCTGAA CATCGTGGACTTCTTTAAAGAGCTACCCCATTTTATTGTCAAGGCTGGTCCAATCTTAAGCAATATATATGGTGCAGACTGGGAGAACAGACTTGAG GCAAAGGAGTTGCAAGCCAATTTTGTGCACTTGAGCATTTTAAGCAG GCACTACAAGCGCGCATGCAGGGAACTTTTCTTGACAAGTGATGCAAGTTCTGATAAACAGCCAGCAATATCCAATGAAGCAACACATGTATCAGACCACCATCGTTTTGGGTGGTTGCTGTTTCTGGCTCTCCGGGTACATGCATTCAGCCGTTTTAAAGATCTGGTCACTTGCACAAATGGTCTGGTTTCTGTACTG GCTGTTCTGATTATACATGTTCCAGTTCGCTTCAGAAATTTTAGTTTCAATGACTCTCAATGGTTTG TTAGGAAAGGAGACAAAGGTGTTGATTTGCTCGCTTCACTCTGCAATAAATATGACACCTCAGAAGAAGTGTTGAGGAAATCGATGGAAACTACCAATAATTTAATAGCCAATATCTTGAAGAAGAAGCCCCATTCGGCCTCTGAGTATAAAAATGAAAACCTAGTGAATATCAACCCAG ATGGTTTGATCTATTATGAAGATTTGATGGAGGAATCATCCCTGCAATCCAGTTTGAATATTCTAGAGAAGGATTATGATGATGCAATTCGTAACAAGGCTGAACTGGACGAGAGGGTGTTTATTAACGAGGAGGACAGCTTACTTGGTTCAGGGAGCGTATCTGCAGGTTCCTTGAATATAACTGGTGCCAAG agaaaatttgatttaatatccTCACCAACAAAGACAATCACAAGTCCACTATCTCCTCATCGTTCTCCTGCATCTCATGCAAATGGAATTCCTGGTAGTGCAAACTCGAAGATGGCAGCCACACCTGTAAGCACTGCAATGACAACTGCAAAGTGGCTTCGGACCATCATTTCCCCACTTCCATCAAAACCCTCAGCACAGTTGGAGCGCTTCCTGGTGTCATGTGATAAGGATGTAACTAATGATGTCATTCGTAGAGCACAAATAATATTGGAGGCTATATTTCCAAGTAGTTCTCTTGGAGAACGCTGTGTGAATGGAAGTCTGCAAAGTACAAACCTAATGGACAACATATGGGCAGAACAAAGAAGATTGGAGGCACTCAAGTTATATTACAGGGTTTTGGAATCAATGTGCACAGCAGAGGCCCAAATACTGCATGCAACTAACTTGACCTCTTTATTAACTAATGAGAGGTTCCATAGATGCATGCTAGCGTGTTCTGCTGAGCTAGTTGTGGCAACTTATAAGACAGTGACAATGTTGTTTCCTGCAGTTTTGGAGAGAACAGGCATTACAGCTTTTGATCTTAGCAAGGTGATAGAGAGTTTCATTAGGCATGAGGAGTCCCTCCCACGGGAGTTGAGACGGCATTTGAATTCCTTGGAAGAGCGACTTTTGGATAGCAtggtgtgggaaaaaggatcctCACTCTACAATTCTTTGACAGTTGCAAGACCGGCTCTTTCTGCAGAGATAAATCGACTTGGATCATTAGCAGAACCAATGCCATCATTGGATGCAATTGCCATGcatattaatttttcatctGGATGCTTGCCTCCTGTGCAAAAGCACGAGACTTCTCCAGGATCAG GTCAGAATGGAGATCTCAGGTCTCCAAAGAGACCTTGCACAGACTTCCGAAGTGTGTTGGTAGAGCGAAATTCCTTCACATCACCAGTGAAAGACCGCCTATTGGGTAATCTTAAATCAAAGCTACCACCTCCTCCTTTGCAGTCTGCCTTTGCCAG TCCAACACGTCCAAACCCTGGAGGAGGAGGGGAAACATGTGCAGAAACTGggatcaatgttttttttacgaAG ATTAATAAGTTGGCTGCTGTCAGAATTAATGGTATGATTGAAAAGCTACAACCGTCTCAGCAGCATATTAGAGAAAATGTCTATCGTCTTTTTCAACTTATACTAAGCCACCAGACATCTCTCTTCTTCAACCGTCATATTGACCAGATCATTCTTTGCTGTTTCTATGGAGTTGCAAAG ATTTCTAAATTGAATCTGACCTTCAGGGAAATTATATACAATTATAGGAGGCAGCCACATTGTAAAACACTAGTTTTCCGCAGTGTGTTTGTGGATTGGTCATCTGCACGCCATAATGGG AGAACGGGGCAGGATCATGTGGATATTATTACATTTTACAATGAAATTTTTATCCCGGCTGCAAAGCCTTTACTGGTGGATGTTGGTTCTGCTGGAACAACTGTGAAAGCTAGTAATGTTCCTGAAGTTG GTCAATGTCCTGCATCACCTAAAGTATCACCTTTTCCAAGTCTCCCTGATATGTCTCCTAAGAAAGTATCGTCAGCGCATAATGTGTATGTCTCTCCATTGCGGTCATCCAAG ATGGATGCTTTAATCTCAAATAGCTCAAAAAGCTATTATGCTTGTGTTGGAGAGAGCACCCATGCTTACCAGAGCCCTTCAAAAGACCTAAATGCTATCAATAACCGCCTGAACGG TAACCGGAAGGCCAGAGGAACCCTCAACTTGGATAATGATGTTGGGTTGGTTAGTGATTCTATGGTGGCCAACAGCCTCGGCCTTCAAAATGGGAATTGTGCATCTACACCGGGTGCAGCTTTGAAATCTGAGCAGTCTGACTCCTAA
- the LOC133681100 gene encoding retinoblastoma-related protein isoform X4, translating into MSPAALKNMEENKTTVMTTSHSSNDGGETVKGYSDAVEVRFSDFCKSGLALDENTCTQAIKLFKDTKHLLMTNVSSIGNGTSEEAERFWFAFVSYSVKRLSEKNRDDAQQKSDDPGLTLCQILRLAKLNIVDFFKELPHFIVKAGPILSNIYGADWENRLEAKELQANFVHLSILSRHYKRACRELFLTSDASSDKQPAISNEATHVSDHHRFGWLLFLALRVHAFSRFKDLVTCTNGLVSVLAVLIIHVPVRFRNFSFNDSQWFVRKGDKGVDLLASLCNKYDTSEEVLRKSMETTNNLIANILKKKPHSASEYKNENLVNINPDGLIYYEDLMEESSLQSSLNILEKDYDDAIRNKAELDERVFINEEDSLLGSGSVSAGSLNITGAKRKFDLISSPTKTITSPLSPHRSPASHANGIPGSANSKMAATPVSTAMTTAKWLRTIISPLPSKPSAQLERFLVSCDKDVTNDVIRRAQIILEAIFPSSSLGERCVNGSLQSTNLMDNIWAEQRRLEALKLYYRVLESMCTAEAQILHATNLTSLLTNERFHRCMLACSAELVVATYKTVTMLFPAVLERTGITAFDLSKVIESFIRHEESLPRELRRHLNSLEERLLDSMVWEKGSSLYNSLTVARPALSAEINRLGSLAEPMPSLDAIAMHINFSSGCLPPVQKHETSPGSGQNGDLRSPKRPCTDFRSVLVERNSFTSPVKDRLLGNLKSKLPPPPLQSAFASPTRPNPGGGGETCAETGINVFFTKINKLAAVRINGMIEKLQPSQQHIRENVYRLFQLILSHQTSLFFNRHIDQIILCCFYGVAKISKLNLTFREIIYNYRRQPHCKTLVFRSVFVDWSSARHNGRTGQDHVDIITFYNEIFIPAAKPLLVDVGSAGTTVKASNVPEVGNNKDGQCPASPKVSPFPSLPDMSPKKVSSAHNVYVSPLRSSKMDALISNSSKSYYACVGESTHAYQSPSKDLNAINNRLNGNRKARGTLNLDNDVGLVSDSMVANSLGLQNGNCASTPGAALKSEQSDS; encoded by the exons atGAGTCCAGCTGCTCTGAAGAatatggaagaaaacaaaactacaGTTATGACAACCAGTCATTCAAGTAATGATGGAGGGGAAACTGTGAAAGGGTATAGTGATGCGGTTGAAGTTCGATTTTCTGACTTTTGCAAG AGTGGATTAGCATTGGATGAGAACACTTGTACACAGGCTATTAAGCTTTTCAAAGACACGAAACATCTTTTGATGACAAATGTTTCATCTATTGGGAATGGCACG TCGGAAGAAGCAGAGAGGTTTTGGTTTGCATTTGTTTCGTACTCTGTTAAGAGGTTGAGTGAGAAGAATAGAGATGATGCACAGCAGAAGTCTGATGATCCTGGGCTTACTTTATGCCAAATATTGAGATTAGCAAAGCTGAA CATCGTGGACTTCTTTAAAGAGCTACCCCATTTTATTGTCAAGGCTGGTCCAATCTTAAGCAATATATATGGTGCAGACTGGGAGAACAGACTTGAG GCAAAGGAGTTGCAAGCCAATTTTGTGCACTTGAGCATTTTAAGCAG GCACTACAAGCGCGCATGCAGGGAACTTTTCTTGACAAGTGATGCAAGTTCTGATAAACAGCCAGCAATATCCAATGAAGCAACACATGTATCAGACCACCATCGTTTTGGGTGGTTGCTGTTTCTGGCTCTCCGGGTACATGCATTCAGCCGTTTTAAAGATCTGGTCACTTGCACAAATGGTCTGGTTTCTGTACTG GCTGTTCTGATTATACATGTTCCAGTTCGCTTCAGAAATTTTAGTTTCAATGACTCTCAATGGTTTG TTAGGAAAGGAGACAAAGGTGTTGATTTGCTCGCTTCACTCTGCAATAAATATGACACCTCAGAAGAAGTGTTGAGGAAATCGATGGAAACTACCAATAATTTAATAGCCAATATCTTGAAGAAGAAGCCCCATTCGGCCTCTGAGTATAAAAATGAAAACCTAGTGAATATCAACCCAG ATGGTTTGATCTATTATGAAGATTTGATGGAGGAATCATCCCTGCAATCCAGTTTGAATATTCTAGAGAAGGATTATGATGATGCAATTCGTAACAAGGCTGAACTGGACGAGAGGGTGTTTATTAACGAGGAGGACAGCTTACTTGGTTCAGGGAGCGTATCTGCAGGTTCCTTGAATATAACTGGTGCCAAG agaaaatttgatttaatatccTCACCAACAAAGACAATCACAAGTCCACTATCTCCTCATCGTTCTCCTGCATCTCATGCAAATGGAATTCCTGGTAGTGCAAACTCGAAGATGGCAGCCACACCTGTAAGCACTGCAATGACAACTGCAAAGTGGCTTCGGACCATCATTTCCCCACTTCCATCAAAACCCTCAGCACAGTTGGAGCGCTTCCTGGTGTCATGTGATAAGGATGTAACTAATGATGTCATTCGTAGAGCACAAATAATATTGGAGGCTATATTTCCAAGTAGTTCTCTTGGAGAACGCTGTGTGAATGGAAGTCTGCAAAGTACAAACCTAATGGACAACATATGGGCAGAACAAAGAAGATTGGAGGCACTCAAGTTATATTACAGGGTTTTGGAATCAATGTGCACAGCAGAGGCCCAAATACTGCATGCAACTAACTTGACCTCTTTATTAACTAATGAGAGGTTCCATAGATGCATGCTAGCGTGTTCTGCTGAGCTAGTTGTGGCAACTTATAAGACAGTGACAATGTTGTTTCCTGCAGTTTTGGAGAGAACAGGCATTACAGCTTTTGATCTTAGCAAGGTGATAGAGAGTTTCATTAGGCATGAGGAGTCCCTCCCACGGGAGTTGAGACGGCATTTGAATTCCTTGGAAGAGCGACTTTTGGATAGCAtggtgtgggaaaaaggatcctCACTCTACAATTCTTTGACAGTTGCAAGACCGGCTCTTTCTGCAGAGATAAATCGACTTGGATCATTAGCAGAACCAATGCCATCATTGGATGCAATTGCCATGcatattaatttttcatctGGATGCTTGCCTCCTGTGCAAAAGCACGAGACTTCTCCAGGATCAG GTCAGAATGGAGATCTCAGGTCTCCAAAGAGACCTTGCACAGACTTCCGAAGTGTGTTGGTAGAGCGAAATTCCTTCACATCACCAGTGAAAGACCGCCTATTGGGTAATCTTAAATCAAAGCTACCACCTCCTCCTTTGCAGTCTGCCTTTGCCAG TCCAACACGTCCAAACCCTGGAGGAGGAGGGGAAACATGTGCAGAAACTGggatcaatgttttttttacgaAG ATTAATAAGTTGGCTGCTGTCAGAATTAATGGTATGATTGAAAAGCTACAACCGTCTCAGCAGCATATTAGAGAAAATGTCTATCGTCTTTTTCAACTTATACTAAGCCACCAGACATCTCTCTTCTTCAACCGTCATATTGACCAGATCATTCTTTGCTGTTTCTATGGAGTTGCAAAG ATTTCTAAATTGAATCTGACCTTCAGGGAAATTATATACAATTATAGGAGGCAGCCACATTGTAAAACACTAGTTTTCCGCAGTGTGTTTGTGGATTGGTCATCTGCACGCCATAATGGG AGAACGGGGCAGGATCATGTGGATATTATTACATTTTACAATGAAATTTTTATCCCGGCTGCAAAGCCTTTACTGGTGGATGTTGGTTCTGCTGGAACAACTGTGAAAGCTAGTAATGTTCCTGAAGTTGGTAATAATAAAGAtg GTCAATGTCCTGCATCACCTAAAGTATCACCTTTTCCAAGTCTCCCTGATATGTCTCCTAAGAAAGTATCGTCAGCGCATAATGTGTATGTCTCTCCATTGCGGTCATCCAAG ATGGATGCTTTAATCTCAAATAGCTCAAAAAGCTATTATGCTTGTGTTGGAGAGAGCACCCATGCTTACCAGAGCCCTTCAAAAGACCTAAATGCTATCAATAACCGCCTGAACGG TAACCGGAAGGCCAGAGGAACCCTCAACTTGGATAATGATGTTGGGTTGGTTAGTGATTCTATGGTGGCCAACAGCCTCGGCCTTCAAAATGGGAATTGTGCATCTACACCGGGTGCAGCTTTGAAATCTGAGCAGTCTGACTCCTAA
- the LOC133681100 gene encoding retinoblastoma-related protein isoform X1: MSPAALKNMEENKTTVMTTSHSSNDGGETVKGYSDAVEVRFSDFCKSGLALDENTCTQAIKLFKDTKHLLMTNVSSIGNGTSEEAERFWFAFVSYSVKRLSEKNRDDAQQKSDDPGLTLCQILRLAKLNIVDFFKELPHFIVKAGPILSNIYGADWENRLEAKELQANFVHLSILSRHYKRACRELFLTSDASSDKQPAISNEATHVSDHHRFGWLLFLALRVHAFSRFKDLVTCTNGLVSVLAVLIIHVPVRFRNFSFNDSQWFVRKGDKGVDLLASLCNKYDTSEEVLRKSMETTNNLIANILKKKPHSASEYKNENLVNINPDLYHHNSLSLSPPSEIQVLLDADGLIYYEDLMEESSLQSSLNILEKDYDDAIRNKAELDERVFINEEDSLLGSGSVSAGSLNITGAKRKFDLISSPTKTITSPLSPHRSPASHANGIPGSANSKMAATPVSTAMTTAKWLRTIISPLPSKPSAQLERFLVSCDKDVTNDVIRRAQIILEAIFPSSSLGERCVNGSLQSTNLMDNIWAEQRRLEALKLYYRVLESMCTAEAQILHATNLTSLLTNERFHRCMLACSAELVVATYKTVTMLFPAVLERTGITAFDLSKVIESFIRHEESLPRELRRHLNSLEERLLDSMVWEKGSSLYNSLTVARPALSAEINRLGSLAEPMPSLDAIAMHINFSSGCLPPVQKHETSPGSGQNGDLRSPKRPCTDFRSVLVERNSFTSPVKDRLLGNLKSKLPPPPLQSAFASPTRPNPGGGGETCAETGINVFFTKINKLAAVRINGMIEKLQPSQQHIRENVYRLFQLILSHQTSLFFNRHIDQIILCCFYGVAKISKLNLTFREIIYNYRRQPHCKTLVFRSVFVDWSSARHNGRTGQDHVDIITFYNEIFIPAAKPLLVDVGSAGTTVKASNVPEVGNNKDGQCPASPKVSPFPSLPDMSPKKVSSAHNVYVSPLRSSKMDALISNSSKSYYACVGESTHAYQSPSKDLNAINNRLNGNRKARGTLNLDNDVGLVSDSMVANSLGLQNGNCASTPGAALKSEQSDS; this comes from the exons atGAGTCCAGCTGCTCTGAAGAatatggaagaaaacaaaactacaGTTATGACAACCAGTCATTCAAGTAATGATGGAGGGGAAACTGTGAAAGGGTATAGTGATGCGGTTGAAGTTCGATTTTCTGACTTTTGCAAG AGTGGATTAGCATTGGATGAGAACACTTGTACACAGGCTATTAAGCTTTTCAAAGACACGAAACATCTTTTGATGACAAATGTTTCATCTATTGGGAATGGCACG TCGGAAGAAGCAGAGAGGTTTTGGTTTGCATTTGTTTCGTACTCTGTTAAGAGGTTGAGTGAGAAGAATAGAGATGATGCACAGCAGAAGTCTGATGATCCTGGGCTTACTTTATGCCAAATATTGAGATTAGCAAAGCTGAA CATCGTGGACTTCTTTAAAGAGCTACCCCATTTTATTGTCAAGGCTGGTCCAATCTTAAGCAATATATATGGTGCAGACTGGGAGAACAGACTTGAG GCAAAGGAGTTGCAAGCCAATTTTGTGCACTTGAGCATTTTAAGCAG GCACTACAAGCGCGCATGCAGGGAACTTTTCTTGACAAGTGATGCAAGTTCTGATAAACAGCCAGCAATATCCAATGAAGCAACACATGTATCAGACCACCATCGTTTTGGGTGGTTGCTGTTTCTGGCTCTCCGGGTACATGCATTCAGCCGTTTTAAAGATCTGGTCACTTGCACAAATGGTCTGGTTTCTGTACTG GCTGTTCTGATTATACATGTTCCAGTTCGCTTCAGAAATTTTAGTTTCAATGACTCTCAATGGTTTG TTAGGAAAGGAGACAAAGGTGTTGATTTGCTCGCTTCACTCTGCAATAAATATGACACCTCAGAAGAAGTGTTGAGGAAATCGATGGAAACTACCAATAATTTAATAGCCAATATCTTGAAGAAGAAGCCCCATTCGGCCTCTGAGTATAAAAATGAAAACCTAGTGAATATCAACCCAG ATCTATATCAtcacaactctctctctctctcccccccctcTGAGATTCAAGTTCTCTTGGATGCAGATGGTTTGATCTATTATGAAGATTTGATGGAGGAATCATCCCTGCAATCCAGTTTGAATATTCTAGAGAAGGATTATGATGATGCAATTCGTAACAAGGCTGAACTGGACGAGAGGGTGTTTATTAACGAGGAGGACAGCTTACTTGGTTCAGGGAGCGTATCTGCAGGTTCCTTGAATATAACTGGTGCCAAG agaaaatttgatttaatatccTCACCAACAAAGACAATCACAAGTCCACTATCTCCTCATCGTTCTCCTGCATCTCATGCAAATGGAATTCCTGGTAGTGCAAACTCGAAGATGGCAGCCACACCTGTAAGCACTGCAATGACAACTGCAAAGTGGCTTCGGACCATCATTTCCCCACTTCCATCAAAACCCTCAGCACAGTTGGAGCGCTTCCTGGTGTCATGTGATAAGGATGTAACTAATGATGTCATTCGTAGAGCACAAATAATATTGGAGGCTATATTTCCAAGTAGTTCTCTTGGAGAACGCTGTGTGAATGGAAGTCTGCAAAGTACAAACCTAATGGACAACATATGGGCAGAACAAAGAAGATTGGAGGCACTCAAGTTATATTACAGGGTTTTGGAATCAATGTGCACAGCAGAGGCCCAAATACTGCATGCAACTAACTTGACCTCTTTATTAACTAATGAGAGGTTCCATAGATGCATGCTAGCGTGTTCTGCTGAGCTAGTTGTGGCAACTTATAAGACAGTGACAATGTTGTTTCCTGCAGTTTTGGAGAGAACAGGCATTACAGCTTTTGATCTTAGCAAGGTGATAGAGAGTTTCATTAGGCATGAGGAGTCCCTCCCACGGGAGTTGAGACGGCATTTGAATTCCTTGGAAGAGCGACTTTTGGATAGCAtggtgtgggaaaaaggatcctCACTCTACAATTCTTTGACAGTTGCAAGACCGGCTCTTTCTGCAGAGATAAATCGACTTGGATCATTAGCAGAACCAATGCCATCATTGGATGCAATTGCCATGcatattaatttttcatctGGATGCTTGCCTCCTGTGCAAAAGCACGAGACTTCTCCAGGATCAG GTCAGAATGGAGATCTCAGGTCTCCAAAGAGACCTTGCACAGACTTCCGAAGTGTGTTGGTAGAGCGAAATTCCTTCACATCACCAGTGAAAGACCGCCTATTGGGTAATCTTAAATCAAAGCTACCACCTCCTCCTTTGCAGTCTGCCTTTGCCAG TCCAACACGTCCAAACCCTGGAGGAGGAGGGGAAACATGTGCAGAAACTGggatcaatgttttttttacgaAG ATTAATAAGTTGGCTGCTGTCAGAATTAATGGTATGATTGAAAAGCTACAACCGTCTCAGCAGCATATTAGAGAAAATGTCTATCGTCTTTTTCAACTTATACTAAGCCACCAGACATCTCTCTTCTTCAACCGTCATATTGACCAGATCATTCTTTGCTGTTTCTATGGAGTTGCAAAG ATTTCTAAATTGAATCTGACCTTCAGGGAAATTATATACAATTATAGGAGGCAGCCACATTGTAAAACACTAGTTTTCCGCAGTGTGTTTGTGGATTGGTCATCTGCACGCCATAATGGG AGAACGGGGCAGGATCATGTGGATATTATTACATTTTACAATGAAATTTTTATCCCGGCTGCAAAGCCTTTACTGGTGGATGTTGGTTCTGCTGGAACAACTGTGAAAGCTAGTAATGTTCCTGAAGTTGGTAATAATAAAGAtg GTCAATGTCCTGCATCACCTAAAGTATCACCTTTTCCAAGTCTCCCTGATATGTCTCCTAAGAAAGTATCGTCAGCGCATAATGTGTATGTCTCTCCATTGCGGTCATCCAAG ATGGATGCTTTAATCTCAAATAGCTCAAAAAGCTATTATGCTTGTGTTGGAGAGAGCACCCATGCTTACCAGAGCCCTTCAAAAGACCTAAATGCTATCAATAACCGCCTGAACGG TAACCGGAAGGCCAGAGGAACCCTCAACTTGGATAATGATGTTGGGTTGGTTAGTGATTCTATGGTGGCCAACAGCCTCGGCCTTCAAAATGGGAATTGTGCATCTACACCGGGTGCAGCTTTGAAATCTGAGCAGTCTGACTCCTAA